In Dyadobacter sp. CECT 9275, the following proteins share a genomic window:
- a CDS encoding RNA polymerase sigma factor has product MTTEIGFPDLPLIQAIKDGNERAISIFYKENFGRIQNLVYKNSGDADDAKDVYQESMIEVVLQIKKGKLDQLNSKLSTYLYSICYYKWIDRLRKKGRMIETGFGDEPEGAVLEEETESPYPDALEKVMSKIGEKCRDLLRAYYYDKLSMIQIAKELGYADANSAKSQKNKCMGTARHLAAITLKQFYA; this is encoded by the coding sequence ATGACAACAGAAATTGGCTTCCCGGATTTACCCCTCATTCAGGCTATCAAAGATGGAAACGAAAGAGCCATCAGCATTTTTTACAAAGAAAATTTTGGCCGGATACAAAACCTTGTTTACAAAAACAGCGGCGATGCCGACGATGCAAAAGATGTATACCAGGAATCCATGATAGAAGTTGTGTTACAGATTAAGAAAGGGAAGCTGGATCAGCTGAACAGCAAGCTGTCGACCTATCTCTATTCGATCTGCTATTACAAATGGATCGACAGGTTAAGAAAAAAAGGCAGAATGATCGAAACCGGCTTTGGTGACGAGCCGGAAGGCGCAGTACTGGAAGAAGAAACAGAATCACCCTACCCGGATGCTTTGGAAAAAGTAATGAGCAAGATAGGAGAAAAATGCAGAGATCTGCTTCGGGCCTATTATTATGACAAACTTTCGATGATTCAGATTGCAAAAGAATTGGGCTACGCGGACGCCAATTCGGCAAAAAGCCAGAAAAACAAGTGTATGGGTACTGCCAGACACTTAGCGGCAATTACTTTGAAACAATTCTACGCATGA
- a CDS encoding cysteine desulfurase — protein sequence MIASQKILDITSIRNDFPILNEVVNGKQLVYFDNAATTQKPQVVLDAISGYYGHYNANIHRGIHHLAEKATGAFEQSRRSIQAFLNAASSEEVIFTYGTTDSINLVAQTYGRKFLGEGDEIIITTMEHHSNIVPWQMLCEEKGCILKVIPINDAGEIIFEEYEKLLSERTKIVSVVHVSNALGTINPVKKIIEKAHEFGARVLIDGAQACSHIDIDVQALDCDFYSLSLHKIYGPTGMGVLYGKKDLLNAMPPYRGGGEMIKEVTFAKTTYNELPYKFEAGTPNIADVIAARFALDYVASLGKENIASYENELLEYATAALSEIPGLKVIGQAKEKVSVISFVMEGIHHQDIGVLLDQQGIAVRTGHHCTQPLMQRFGITGTSRASFAVYNTTEEIDKLVAGLLKVKKMLS from the coding sequence ATGATAGCTTCTCAAAAAATTCTTGATATAACCTCCATCAGAAACGATTTCCCCATTCTGAACGAGGTAGTGAACGGGAAACAGCTGGTTTATTTTGATAACGCGGCTACTACGCAGAAACCACAGGTAGTGTTGGACGCTATTTCAGGATATTACGGGCATTATAATGCTAATATCCACCGGGGAATCCACCATCTGGCAGAGAAAGCCACCGGAGCATTTGAACAGTCACGGCGAAGCATACAGGCTTTTCTGAACGCTGCTTCTTCCGAAGAGGTAATTTTTACCTATGGTACTACCGACAGTATCAATCTTGTGGCGCAGACCTATGGACGGAAATTCCTTGGAGAAGGCGATGAAATTATCATTACTACCATGGAGCACCATTCCAACATTGTGCCCTGGCAGATGTTGTGCGAGGAAAAAGGCTGTATCCTGAAAGTGATACCGATCAATGACGCGGGAGAAATTATCTTCGAGGAATACGAAAAATTGCTCTCAGAGCGCACCAAAATTGTATCCGTAGTGCACGTTTCCAACGCACTCGGTACTATTAACCCGGTGAAGAAGATCATAGAGAAAGCTCACGAGTTTGGAGCCAGAGTATTGATTGACGGCGCGCAGGCCTGCTCTCATATTGATATAGACGTTCAGGCACTGGACTGCGATTTTTATTCGCTGTCGCTGCATAAAATTTACGGGCCCACCGGTATGGGGGTGCTTTACGGAAAAAAGGACCTGCTCAACGCCATGCCGCCATACAGAGGCGGAGGGGAAATGATCAAGGAAGTGACTTTTGCCAAAACCACTTATAACGAACTCCCTTATAAATTCGAAGCTGGTACTCCTAATATTGCGGATGTGATCGCTGCCAGATTTGCACTGGATTATGTGGCCAGTCTGGGAAAGGAAAATATAGCTTCCTATGAAAACGAGTTGCTGGAATATGCAACGGCTGCATTAAGCGAAATTCCCGGTCTGAAAGTTATCGGGCAGGCAAAGGAAAAGGTGAGTGTGATATCCTTCGTTATGGAGGGTATTCATCATCAGGATATTGGTGTTTTGCTGGATCAGCAGGGGATAGCCGTCAGAACGGGGCACCATTGTACACAACCTTTAATGCAGCGGTTCGGTATTACCGGAACCAGCAGGGCTTCCTTTGCCGTTTACAACACGACGGAAGAGATTGATAAACTTGTTGCAGGCTTACTTAAAGTAAAGAAAATGCTGAGCTGA
- a CDS encoding arginine deiminase family protein: MKTDTSNHSGINVSTETGRLRKLLIHSPDRGLGKVVPSKAQDWLFEDIVHLDTMRRAEYDYFVKLLLYFLDPAKIKGRLKAIDADTSREFYIPGSESYFNSDKVIDIQKLLGEILENESVRIKLTAAICGIEKCSFQTHEALTAYDANELATIFISGSLPDRRMLFAPLPNLIFMRDIGIVINDHILLNKPAKAARTRESILAQFVFFHHPMFADIRENIIEIPENERHFLLPDEEKASDYHRCTLEGGDVMMVAPRHLLIGCSERTSVYAAQQVMKILFDRNVVDTITIIKIPKKRDYMHIDTLFTQVKKNMWVLLGALARTGDEAKKRDVLHFFAPAEPQQDFRILQFIKGHEHKPIEIENLEDLLTDISRNDLNCEDDVQFIYSGNNEFPFGEREQWTDSCNLLAIQNGVVIGYDRNDKTLEAFRERGFHIISAAELIFRFENDDLSPDTLTDTFITLPSAELSRARGGSHCMSMPVLRD, translated from the coding sequence ATGAAAACAGATACCTCAAACCATTCAGGAATAAATGTTTCCACCGAAACCGGACGGCTCAGGAAGTTGCTTATCCACAGTCCGGACCGTGGATTGGGCAAGGTAGTACCCTCCAAAGCACAGGATTGGCTCTTCGAAGATATCGTACATCTGGACACGATGCGCCGTGCCGAATATGACTATTTTGTAAAACTCCTTTTGTATTTTCTGGATCCGGCCAAAATCAAAGGCAGACTGAAAGCTATTGACGCGGATACCTCCCGGGAATTCTATATCCCCGGTTCGGAGTCCTATTTCAACTCCGACAAAGTGATTGATATCCAGAAACTGCTGGGTGAGATTCTGGAAAACGAGTCTGTACGAATAAAACTCACCGCGGCTATTTGTGGCATAGAAAAATGTTCTTTTCAGACTCACGAAGCGCTAACCGCGTACGATGCGAATGAACTGGCCACCATTTTCATTTCAGGTTCGCTGCCGGACAGGCGGATGTTATTTGCTCCTCTGCCCAACCTGATTTTCATGCGGGATATAGGTATAGTGATTAACGACCACATCCTGCTGAACAAACCGGCGAAAGCTGCCAGAACAAGGGAATCAATACTGGCTCAGTTTGTTTTCTTTCATCATCCCATGTTTGCGGATATCAGGGAAAATATCATAGAAATACCGGAAAACGAACGGCATTTTTTGCTCCCCGATGAAGAAAAAGCCAGCGATTACCACCGTTGTACACTGGAAGGAGGAGACGTCATGATGGTTGCACCCAGGCATCTGCTGATCGGATGCAGTGAAAGAACCTCTGTGTACGCTGCACAGCAGGTTATGAAAATACTTTTTGACAGAAATGTTGTAGATACCATAACGATCATCAAAATCCCTAAAAAACGGGATTACATGCATATCGACACCCTATTTACGCAGGTTAAGAAAAATATGTGGGTACTGCTGGGCGCTCTGGCACGTACCGGCGACGAGGCTAAGAAACGGGATGTGCTTCATTTTTTTGCTCCTGCCGAGCCTCAGCAGGACTTCAGGATACTTCAGTTTATCAAAGGCCATGAACACAAACCCATCGAAATTGAAAACCTGGAAGATCTGCTGACGGATATCAGCCGTAATGATCTGAATTGCGAAGACGACGTTCAGTTTATTTATTCCGGAAACAATGAATTTCCTTTTGGCGAGCGGGAGCAGTGGACCGATTCCTGTAATTTACTGGCCATACAAAATGGCGTGGTGATCGGCTATGACCGTAATGATAAAACCCTGGAAGCTTTCCGGGAACGGGGATTTCATATCATTAGCGCCGCGGAACTGATCTTCCGTTTTGAAAACGATGACCTATCGCCTGATACCCTTACCGACACGTTTATCACCCTGCCTTCGGCCGAGTTATCCCGGGCCAGGGGCGGTTCGCATTGCATGAGCATGCCGGTTCTCAGGGATTAA
- a CDS encoding FHA domain-containing protein — MKTQVLRIGRKPDNDIVIDDLSVSHYHAVATLGNENTAELEDNDSSNGTYVDGMRVRKTLITGESSITLGKVALDPRKIFRFNKKPDDFSAEFQELRPVWDTLETERISILQSQKKIDVLLAIPYIGRIIMLWAANHYNLEGRRVKLKEDMRRMWVCPSCKQPLRDYEWLTWNDAEHLRRCPKCKARWF; from the coding sequence ATGAAAACGCAGGTACTTCGGATAGGCCGGAAACCGGATAATGATATTGTAATTGATGACCTTAGCGTGAGCCACTATCACGCTGTTGCTACTCTAGGAAACGAAAATACTGCGGAGCTGGAAGACAATGACTCCTCTAACGGTACCTATGTGGACGGGATGAGGGTCAGAAAAACCCTGATCACCGGCGAAAGCAGCATTACATTGGGCAAGGTTGCCCTGGACCCCCGTAAAATATTCAGATTCAATAAAAAACCGGATGACTTTTCCGCTGAATTTCAGGAGCTGCGCCCAGTATGGGATACCCTTGAAACAGAGCGGATCAGCATTCTTCAGTCTCAAAAGAAAATAGATGTACTCCTGGCCATCCCGTACATCGGGCGGATCATCATGTTATGGGCAGCCAACCACTACAACCTGGAAGGCAGGCGTGTAAAGTTAAAAGAAGACATGCGCAGGATGTGGGTATGTCCTTCCTGCAAGCAGCCATTGCGTGATTATGAATGGCTTACCTGGAATGATGCCGAACACCTGAGGCGTTGCCCTAAATGTAAGGCCCGGTGGTTTTAA
- the ctlX gene encoding citrulline utilization hydrolase CtlX: MRVITSTAQIQPQSTAQIMMIRPVNFGFNTQTAESNEFQQEDFAKETMTIAQNRAREEFDLMVSQLRKAGISLHIFDDNEEKDRPDAVFSNNWISFHQSGKVILYPMMAENRRNERRPDIIEALKKDFKVEEIIDLTYFEQEDKFLEGTGSMVLDRRYKIAYACLSPRTHIEVLEKFGEIMGYEIVPFSASDENNKPIYHTNVIMCVGDIFAVVCLDAIKNPDERLLVRTALEDTNKYIIELTLDQVHHFAGNMLMVRNARQDKFLVMSTQAYEALTQKQRTALSDYANILHTDLSVIEGNGGGSARCMMTEIHLPRA, from the coding sequence ATGCGCGTCATCACCTCAACGGCTCAGATACAGCCTCAGTCCACCGCTCAGATCATGATGATCAGGCCGGTGAATTTCGGATTTAATACCCAGACCGCCGAAAGCAATGAATTTCAGCAGGAGGATTTTGCTAAAGAAACGATGACGATTGCCCAGAATCGCGCCAGAGAAGAGTTTGACCTGATGGTATCACAGCTTCGAAAGGCAGGTATCTCTTTGCATATATTTGATGATAATGAAGAAAAAGACCGTCCGGATGCTGTTTTTTCCAACAACTGGATTTCATTTCACCAAAGCGGAAAAGTGATTTTGTACCCCATGATGGCCGAAAACCGCAGGAACGAACGCAGGCCGGATATCATTGAGGCATTGAAAAAAGATTTTAAGGTAGAAGAAATTATTGACCTCACGTATTTCGAACAGGAAGATAAATTCCTGGAAGGTACCGGAAGTATGGTGCTGGACCGGCGTTATAAAATTGCTTATGCCTGTCTTTCGCCCCGTACCCACATAGAAGTTCTGGAAAAATTCGGCGAAATAATGGGGTACGAAATTGTGCCATTTTCAGCTTCGGACGAAAATAATAAGCCGATATACCATACCAATGTGATCATGTGTGTGGGAGATATTTTTGCCGTCGTTTGCCTGGATGCCATCAAAAATCCCGACGAACGCCTCCTGGTTCGTACTGCACTGGAAGATACCAACAAATATATTATCGAACTGACGCTGGACCAGGTACATCATTTTGCAGGAAATATGCTAATGGTACGTAACGCCAGGCAAGACAAATTTCTGGTGATGTCCACCCAGGCATACGAAGCGCTTACACAAAAACAACGCACCGCTCTCAGCGACTATGCCAATATCCTGCACACCGATCTATCCGTCATTGAAGGAAACGGCGGAGGGTCTGCCCGATGTATGATGACCGAAATTCATTTACCAAGGGCCTGA
- a CDS encoding anti-sigma factor, with protein MKDMTDDENKSEWIDRYLDEVLPPGERKDFENSMALDPDFRLEVEAQLAVRNLIVHQGEQASLRSMFDKFHLSLMEEEGMKEEDKIPVLNSQENIPSEKKKEKVLRVNWGNWSYMAIAASIAITIIGVWTVLKKPSDMIGEQMGIRLNGKNEAFRVPFLTWSTLNDKPVLQDKKFIDVVIIRKPKYHFHYRFNAVIELYSDTLSEKGEKITLQYDRDTGIYKLWIGRKVYVIQKTDKITPLI; from the coding sequence ATGAAGGATATGACAGACGATGAAAATAAATCCGAATGGATAGACCGCTATCTGGACGAAGTGTTACCTCCCGGCGAACGTAAAGATTTTGAAAATTCCATGGCACTAGACCCCGACTTCCGCCTGGAAGTGGAAGCTCAGCTTGCGGTGCGAAACCTGATTGTGCACCAGGGAGAACAGGCATCCCTTCGTAGTATGTTTGATAAATTTCACCTCAGCCTGATGGAGGAAGAAGGAATGAAGGAAGAAGACAAAATACCGGTTCTCAACAGCCAGGAAAACATTCCGTCCGAAAAGAAAAAAGAAAAAGTACTTCGGGTAAACTGGGGAAATTGGTCTTACATGGCCATCGCTGCTTCCATTGCAATCACGATCATTGGCGTTTGGACCGTTCTGAAAAAACCTTCTGATATGATAGGTGAGCAGATGGGGATAAGGCTTAACGGAAAAAACGAGGCCTTCAGAGTTCCGTTTCTTACATGGAGTACCTTAAACGACAAACCTGTATTACAGGATAAAAAATTTATTGATGTAGTGATCATCAGAAAACCTAAGTACCATTTTCACTACCGGTTTAATGCCGTTATCGAATTGTACTCCGATACTCTGTCTGAAAAAGGTGAAAAAATTACGCTCCAGTATGACCGGGACACCGGAATATACAAACTATGGATCGGGCGGAAGGTTTATGTCATCCAAAAAACAGATAAAATCACACCTTTAATATAA
- a CDS encoding Nif3-like dinuclear metal center hexameric protein: MMKSGRRAFLETFTKVAGSSVLIGSQLLTAIPVLGEVRGSMTVGEVIDLILKTIPGAPFSKTVDTLKSGSAGQPVTGIVSTMFATVEVIEKAVKLGANFIIAHEPTFYNHADETAWLENDAVFQYKKALLDKHKIAVWRFHDYWHTHQPDGVQMGVLTSLGWEKYYDEKNPAVVTLPGVSLKNLTTHVKEKLGIATMRVVGDLAQPCKRILLMPGASGGRNQIGAIIREKPDVLICGEVSEWETAEYVRDARRKGDKLSLIVMGHSPSEEPGMKWLESWLQPRVPGIKVSHVESGSPFLFV; encoded by the coding sequence ATGATGAAATCAGGACGCAGGGCATTTCTGGAAACCTTTACCAAGGTGGCAGGCTCATCAGTATTAATAGGTTCTCAACTTCTGACAGCCATTCCCGTCCTAGGGGAGGTAAGGGGTAGCATGACGGTAGGGGAGGTGATAGATCTGATTCTCAAAACAATTCCCGGCGCACCATTTTCCAAAACCGTTGATACCTTAAAATCGGGAAGTGCAGGACAGCCGGTTACCGGCATCGTCTCCACCATGTTTGCTACCGTGGAAGTGATTGAAAAAGCAGTGAAGCTTGGTGCTAATTTTATTATTGCGCATGAGCCTACTTTTTATAATCATGCGGACGAAACCGCCTGGCTGGAAAATGATGCGGTTTTCCAGTATAAAAAAGCGTTGCTGGACAAGCATAAAATTGCGGTTTGGCGTTTTCATGATTACTGGCACACGCACCAGCCGGATGGCGTACAAATGGGTGTGCTTACCTCGCTGGGCTGGGAAAAGTATTATGATGAAAAAAATCCGGCGGTGGTGACCCTGCCCGGGGTGTCTTTGAAAAACCTGACTACTCATGTGAAAGAAAAACTGGGTATTGCCACCATGCGAGTGGTGGGAGATCTGGCCCAGCCGTGCAAACGGATTCTGTTGATGCCAGGAGCATCCGGTGGACGGAATCAGATCGGTGCGATCATCAGGGAAAAGCCGGACGTACTCATTTGCGGAGAGGTGAGCGAATGGGAAACGGCGGAATACGTACGGGATGCCAGACGCAAGGGTGATAAACTGTCATTGATTGTTATGGGGCATTCTCCGAGTGAGGAGCCTGGTATGAAATGGCTGGAATCCTGGCTTCAGCCAAGGGTGCCGGGTATAAAAGTTTCACATGTGGAATCAGGCAGTCCGTTTTTGTTTGTATAG
- the sufD gene encoding Fe-S cluster assembly protein SufD translates to MSTETIDLKTKLVADFQAREAVMNGEASSAFHQKKRAAIARFDKLGFPTIRNEEWKYSNVKDLISESYHFNAESTLSSADLENLNIPDQDANILYFVNGHYRPELSQLISSSEFITIDSLQGAYKINPELVNTYFSEFKENPDAFTALNTAFAQDGVFIHVPDNQAVDHPVILRFVSDSRTQNTGSQPRNIIAVGKNAQVKLAESFRTLGDQRSFTNVVTEIHMGQDANVEYYKVQNESNMAYHIGTTQVYMLDRSHFYAGTITLNGKFTRNNLNIQLDGERCEAHMYGLYFPDGTQHVDNHTVADHMKPNSESNELYKGILRDKSKGVFNGKIFVRPDAQKTNAFQSCKNIVLSTNATMNTKPQLEIYADDVKCSHGTTTGQIDEEALFYMRSRGISRPEAMSLLMYAFCADVVSQIKIDSIREYLEEVIAEKLSEK, encoded by the coding sequence ATGAGTACCGAAACAATAGATTTAAAAACAAAGTTAGTCGCTGATTTTCAGGCGCGCGAGGCCGTCATGAACGGGGAAGCGAGTTCTGCATTTCATCAGAAGAAACGTGCCGCCATTGCACGTTTCGACAAACTGGGATTTCCGACGATCAGAAATGAAGAATGGAAATACAGCAATGTAAAAGATCTGATCAGCGAGTCGTATCATTTCAATGCTGAAAGTACACTGTCTTCTGCCGATCTGGAAAACCTGAATATTCCTGATCAGGATGCCAACATTCTGTATTTCGTAAACGGGCACTACCGTCCAGAGCTCTCACAGCTCATTTCGTCATCGGAGTTTATCACGATTGATTCATTACAGGGTGCGTACAAAATAAATCCTGAGCTGGTAAATACCTATTTCAGCGAATTCAAAGAGAACCCCGATGCCTTCACAGCATTGAATACTGCTTTTGCACAAGATGGTGTTTTTATTCATGTGCCAGACAACCAGGCTGTTGACCACCCGGTTATCCTGCGTTTCGTATCCGATTCGCGGACACAGAATACGGGCAGCCAGCCACGTAACATTATTGCGGTTGGCAAAAATGCACAGGTAAAACTGGCCGAATCTTTCAGGACTCTGGGCGACCAGCGCTCTTTTACCAATGTGGTTACAGAAATTCACATGGGGCAGGATGCCAATGTTGAATATTACAAGGTCCAGAACGAGAGCAATATGGCGTATCATATAGGTACGACACAAGTTTATATGCTGGACCGCTCCCATTTTTATGCTGGGACGATTACGCTGAACGGGAAATTTACCCGCAATAATCTCAATATCCAGCTGGATGGAGAACGCTGCGAGGCGCATATGTACGGCCTGTATTTCCCGGACGGTACGCAGCATGTGGATAATCATACCGTTGCGGATCACATGAAGCCTAACTCTGAAAGCAATGAGTTGTACAAAGGAATTCTGAGGGACAAGTCGAAGGGGGTATTCAACGGGAAGATATTTGTAAGACCTGATGCGCAGAAGACCAATGCTTTCCAGTCTTGTAAGAACATTGTTTTGTCGACCAATGCCACCATGAATACCAAACCACAGCTGGAAATTTATGCGGACGATGTCAAATGTTCGCATGGAACAACCACCGGGCAGATCGACGAAGAAGCGCTGTTTTACATGCGTTCGAGAGGGATATCCCGCCCGGAAGCGATGTCGTTGCTGATGTATGCCTTCTGTGCTGACGTAGTTTCTCAGATTAAAATTGATTCGATCAGAGAATATCTGGAGGAAGTGATCGCTGAAAAGCTTTCGGAAAAGTAA
- a CDS encoding PP2C family protein-serine/threonine phosphatase: protein MKIQIARPCALHEIGKRTNNEDNLFPAKGMATSDDRLFLVCDGVGGAEKGEIASDIACQAIPDYFRRNSIFKSEAQTVYDAIAFAKTEIEKFLRDNPGSEGMATTLTLLHLHEDGATIAHIGDSRVYHIRNGKILWKTRDHSYVNDLVNAGLITEAEALSHPRRNVIMRALQGNDPNVTADVHTIPKINKGDYFFLCSDGILESVDDTTLTEILSTQDADTVKMERIAGLCRENSRDNFSAYLVRITQVENLTVELLQPVEFNKKVPVRESKGAANGRILRESLGWVLALAAFSAVWYLFHQPAKVTKTRKQQTTYKHVSKDSSASNSPSGQPFKIKVKNKLNNNPR, encoded by the coding sequence ATGAAGATACAAATAGCCAGGCCCTGTGCACTGCACGAAATAGGCAAGAGAACAAATAATGAAGATAACCTGTTCCCCGCTAAGGGAATGGCTACTTCCGACGACAGGCTGTTTCTGGTCTGTGACGGCGTGGGAGGAGCTGAAAAAGGTGAAATAGCCAGTGATATTGCCTGCCAGGCCATTCCTGATTATTTTAGAAGGAATAGTATCTTCAAAAGTGAAGCCCAAACCGTGTATGACGCAATTGCATTTGCAAAAACTGAGATTGAGAAGTTCCTCCGGGACAATCCAGGCTCAGAAGGAATGGCTACAACACTCACTTTATTACACCTGCATGAAGACGGAGCTACCATTGCACACATTGGCGACAGCCGGGTATACCACATCCGTAATGGTAAGATTCTTTGGAAAACCCGTGATCACAGTTACGTAAATGATTTGGTCAATGCAGGGCTGATCACAGAGGCCGAAGCGTTGTCGCACCCGAGAAGAAATGTCATTATGAGGGCCTTACAGGGAAATGACCCCAATGTAACGGCTGATGTCCACACCATTCCGAAAATCAACAAAGGGGACTACTTTTTTCTGTGCTCCGATGGCATCCTGGAAAGTGTGGATGATACAACCCTTACGGAAATCCTGAGTACCCAGGATGCAGATACTGTCAAAATGGAGCGGATAGCAGGTCTTTGCAGAGAAAACAGCAGGGATAACTTCTCGGCCTATCTCGTGCGTATTACCCAAGTTGAAAACCTTACAGTGGAGTTGCTGCAGCCTGTTGAATTCAACAAGAAAGTGCCTGTTCGAGAAAGCAAAGGAGCTGCTAACGGCAGGATTCTGCGGGAAAGCTTAGGCTGGGTACTAGCCCTGGCTGCTTTTTCCGCCGTATGGTATTTGTTTCATCAGCCAGCCAAAGTAACTAAAACGAGAAAGCAGCAAACCACGTACAAACATGTTTCCAAAGACTCCTCGGCCAGCAATTCGCCTTCTGGCCAGCCTTTTAAAATAAAGGTAAAAAATAAATTAAACAACAACCCACGGTGA
- a CDS encoding FHA domain-containing protein codes for MIITCPSCSARLRINEKALSVQNPFIKCVRCNSPVKVYLPPEVIPVSASEESTFIFEPAEVGWVIVHDESTQTQTLPLKTGKQTVGRASVSKPCEVMIQSQDRYMSRHHLIIEVVKGKDGAYKYWVSEHPDSINPTFVNTYPLKRGTTLELVDGAIMQLGKTKVILKTPAIAGTARKATETVVNGDFAKTVIF; via the coding sequence ATGATTATTACATGTCCGTCCTGCAGTGCCCGTTTAAGGATTAACGAAAAGGCGCTTTCCGTACAAAACCCCTTTATCAAATGCGTGCGATGCAACTCTCCGGTCAAGGTTTATTTGCCCCCGGAAGTGATTCCTGTATCTGCCAGCGAGGAAAGTACTTTTATTTTTGAGCCTGCCGAAGTCGGCTGGGTGATTGTTCACGACGAGAGTACCCAGACACAAACCTTGCCGCTTAAAACAGGAAAACAGACCGTAGGGCGAGCATCCGTGAGTAAGCCTTGCGAAGTAATGATCCAGTCTCAGGACCGGTATATGAGCCGTCATCACCTGATCATTGAAGTGGTAAAAGGGAAAGACGGGGCTTATAAGTACTGGGTTTCGGAACATCCGGATTCTATCAATCCCACTTTTGTTAATACTTATCCGCTCAAACGCGGAACAACACTTGAACTGGTGGATGGCGCCATTATGCAACTGGGAAAAACCAAGGTAATCCTTAAAACTCCTGCCATTGCTGGTACCGCCCGAAAGGCTACTGAAACAGTTGTTAACGGGGATTTTGCTAAAACAGTTATTTTCTGA
- the sufC gene encoding Fe-S cluster assembly ATPase SufC: protein MLSINGLRASIEGKEILKGINLEVKAGEVHAIMGPNGSGKSTLASVLAGREEYEVTGGSVIFDGKELLELAAEERAAEGIFLAFQYPVEIPGVTTINFLKTAVNEIRKYKGENPLDAAQFLKMVREKAKLVSMNDSLLKRALNEGFSGGEKKRNEIFQMAVLEPKLAILDETDSGLDIDALRIVAEGVNSLRSPDRSAIVVTHYQRLLDYIVPDYVHVLYKGRIVKSGPKELALELEEKGYDWIKAEVEAVG, encoded by the coding sequence ATGCTCTCAATTAATGGATTGCGTGCCTCCATCGAAGGCAAAGAAATATTAAAAGGAATTAACCTGGAAGTGAAAGCTGGTGAGGTACATGCGATTATGGGCCCCAACGGTTCAGGCAAAAGTACTTTAGCTTCGGTTTTGGCGGGCAGGGAGGAATACGAGGTGACCGGTGGCAGTGTAATATTCGACGGAAAGGAGTTACTCGAACTTGCCGCTGAGGAAAGAGCTGCCGAAGGGATTTTTCTTGCATTTCAGTATCCTGTGGAAATACCCGGGGTAACGACCATTAATTTTCTTAAAACAGCCGTTAACGAAATCCGGAAATATAAAGGTGAAAACCCTCTGGATGCCGCTCAATTCCTGAAAATGGTAAGAGAAAAAGCAAAGCTGGTAAGTATGAATGATTCATTGCTGAAAAGGGCTTTGAACGAAGGCTTTTCGGGAGGAGAGAAAAAACGCAATGAAATTTTCCAGATGGCAGTGCTTGAGCCTAAGCTGGCTATACTGGATGAAACAGATTCGGGACTGGATATTGATGCGCTGCGTATTGTAGCAGAAGGTGTTAACTCGCTCAGGTCGCCGGACCGTTCTGCCATTGTTGTAACGCACTACCAGCGTTTGCTGGACTACATCGTTCCGGACTACGTTCACGTATTATACAAAGGCCGGATTGTGAAATCGGGACCGAAGGAGCTCGCGCTTGAACTGGAAGAAAAAGGTTATGATTGGATAAAAGCTGAGGTAGAGGCAGTTGGTTAA
- a CDS encoding DUF5618 family protein: protein MDNAITEARRYLDNARELLREKAKKEEGYYQDTKYVKLAGHAAYDGILVALDSYLGKKDKGRKHVDWYKGQLSVLDRKLLTSFVAAYDTLHLSMSYDGNPSVKVAKAGLEDAETIITWIEKRVANA from the coding sequence ATGGATAACGCAATAACAGAAGCCCGGAGGTACCTCGACAATGCGCGGGAATTGCTCCGTGAAAAGGCGAAAAAAGAAGAAGGATATTATCAGGATACTAAATATGTAAAGCTTGCCGGCCATGCTGCTTACGATGGAATTCTGGTTGCACTGGATTCATATTTAGGTAAAAAGGATAAGGGAAGAAAACATGTGGACTGGTATAAGGGGCAGTTGTCTGTTCTGGATAGAAAACTGCTTACGTCTTTTGTTGCTGCCTACGACACCCTTCATCTTTCGATGAGCTATGACGGAAATCCTAGTGTGAAAGTTGCGAAAGCCGGATTGGAAGATGCTGAAACCATTATCACCTGGATTGAAAAACGGGTTGCGAATGCATAA